The following coding sequences are from one Candidatus Methylacidiphilales bacterium window:
- a CDS encoding AAA family ATPase translates to MKITRISLQGFRAFDEPFELDLDGGKNLLLHGENGSGKSSIFFALKRFFEERGDDITQHRNHFSPETRTPSVLLQIQGTDAAGAAHDHAFHWDVADGHPLPVPKDPATAPISKELRALLVDAARRAGLVDYRAMLRTHLLTSPLSRSARGPAVHATIYGNESKGLDAQLFDLVSLVVLAGARVTVAGGGETTLGELMRRVWETRPTSRYKNSLRRANAATQAFNQAFNAKLPELQTKLTEFLNYFENHSLEITFNPISLAWEKSSLELQGAELRPEIKFRGKSLTNHHQFLNEARLSALATCLFLAGVWLSDNDYTNPAYPRFLVLDDALIGLELQNRVPVLKILTSSAFKHYQIILLTHDRVWFDLARGHLREKDGWLHRELFADEDTGHLIPKLRAAESDLSRAKTHLANNDLKAAAVYARSAFEWKLRLICENHGIPVPFKSDADKIAAGVLWDGILHRQREREAQRAKGSVVPDLVPAGLEKEVDVMRSTVLNKLSHAGSSGLVASEVAGALTTVKKVHDHQFPKITKTP, encoded by the coding sequence ATGAAGATCACGAGGATCAGTCTTCAGGGATTTCGGGCCTTCGATGAACCTTTCGAGCTCGACCTCGATGGCGGCAAGAATCTTTTGCTCCACGGTGAGAACGGCTCCGGCAAATCCTCCATTTTTTTCGCCCTGAAGCGCTTCTTCGAAGAGCGGGGCGACGACATCACCCAACACCGCAACCACTTCTCGCCGGAGACGCGCACTCCGAGCGTGCTGCTTCAGATCCAGGGCACGGATGCCGCCGGCGCTGCGCACGATCACGCCTTCCACTGGGATGTGGCGGACGGCCATCCCCTTCCGGTACCCAAGGACCCGGCAACGGCACCGATCTCCAAGGAACTACGCGCCCTGCTCGTGGACGCAGCCCGCCGTGCCGGACTGGTCGATTACCGCGCGATGCTGCGGACACATCTCCTCACCAGTCCGCTTTCTCGCTCAGCGCGTGGCCCGGCAGTCCATGCCACAATTTACGGCAACGAATCGAAGGGTTTGGACGCCCAGCTCTTTGACCTTGTTTCTCTCGTTGTCCTAGCGGGCGCACGTGTGACGGTAGCTGGAGGCGGAGAGACGACGCTCGGCGAGCTGATGCGGCGAGTCTGGGAAACCCGACCAACATCGCGCTACAAGAACTCGCTTCGCCGAGCCAACGCTGCCACTCAAGCCTTCAATCAGGCCTTCAACGCCAAACTCCCCGAGCTCCAAACCAAACTCACCGAGTTCTTGAATTACTTCGAGAATCACAGCCTCGAAATCACCTTTAACCCCATCTCTTTGGCTTGGGAGAAAAGCTCGTTGGAACTTCAAGGCGCGGAGCTACGGCCCGAGATCAAGTTTCGCGGCAAGTCGTTAACGAACCATCATCAGTTCCTCAACGAGGCCCGCCTATCAGCCTTGGCGACCTGCCTGTTTCTCGCCGGCGTCTGGCTATCGGACAACGACTATACTAATCCCGCATATCCACGCTTCCTCGTCCTCGACGATGCCCTAATTGGCCTCGAACTCCAAAACCGAGTGCCCGTCTTGAAGATCCTGACGAGCAGTGCATTCAAACACTACCAGATCATCCTGCTCACCCACGATCGTGTCTGGTTCGATTTGGCGCGCGGCCATTTGCGGGAAAAGGACGGCTGGTTGCACAGAGAACTCTTTGCCGACGAAGACACCGGGCACCTCATCCCCAAGCTACGAGCTGCGGAGTCGGACTTGAGTCGCGCGAAGACTCACCTAGCCAACAACGACCTAAAAGCGGCCGCAGTTTACGCCCGGTCGGCTTTCGAGTGGAAACTTCGACTAATATGCGAAAATCACGGCATCCCCGTCCCCTTTAAATCGGATGCGGACAAAATCGCTGCGGGTGTGTTATGGGACGGTATTTTGCATCGTCAACGTGAACGTGAGGCGCAACGCGCTAAGGGGAGCGTGGTTCCTGACTTGGTGCCCGCTGGATTGGAGAAGGAGGTCGATGTGATGAGATCCACTGTTCTTAACAAACTGAGCCACGCTGGTTCGTCAGGTTTAGTCGCATCGGAAGTCGCCGGGGCGCTCACTACTGTAAAAAAAGTCCACGACCACCAATTTCCTAAAATTACAAAAACACCTTGA
- a CDS encoding SWIB/MDM2 domain-containing protein: protein MKPVQPDDVLSAVVGAKPLPRTELTKKLWDYIKKNGLQDKKVRTQINADDKLKAVFGGKKSVSMFEMTKLVSKHLK, encoded by the coding sequence ATGAAGCCCGTTCAACCCGACGATGTCCTTTCGGCCGTGGTCGGCGCCAAGCCGCTCCCCCGCACCGAGCTCACCAAGAAGCTCTGGGACTACATCAAGAAGAACGGACTCCAGGACAAGAAGGTCAGAACCCAGATCAACGCCGACGACAAGCTCAAGGCCGTCTTCGGTGGCAAGAAGTCCGTTTCGATGTTCGAAATGACCAAGCTCGTTTCGAAGCACCTGAAATAA
- a CDS encoding DUF488 family protein produces MIKTKSVYSPIETKKDGLRILATRIRGRGLPSRRYHAWMANLGPSESLLRSFQAGQLTWAAFSRRYRRELFEGGSIDRRNPLIKNHGQKFTLRLLQALAKRGPVTLMCHCPPDQPHCHRHVLKKILDGKL; encoded by the coding sequence ATGATCAAAACCAAATCCGTTTATTCGCCGATTGAGACGAAGAAGGACGGCCTCCGCATCCTGGCCACCCGCATCCGCGGCCGCGGCCTGCCCTCCCGCCGTTACCACGCCTGGATGGCCAATCTGGGGCCGAGCGAATCCCTCCTCCGCAGTTTCCAGGCAGGCCAACTCACCTGGGCCGCGTTTAGCCGTCGTTACCGCAGAGAGCTCTTTGAAGGGGGCTCCATCGATCGACGGAACCCGTTGATCAAGAACCACGGTCAGAAGTTCACTCTCCGACTACTCCAAGCACTCGCTAAACGGGGTCCGGTTACCCTCATGTGCCATTGTCCTCCTGACCAACCCCACTGCCACCGCCACGTCCTTAAGAAGATTCTGGATGGCAAATTATGA
- a CDS encoding YaaC family protein: MRLTEQRTDGTPMTVHGARVPFCLFPTDYAGQNSVPLQEPWSYAEFYIKNEFPDNKSRYALAYLEQARSFYETARKANRDAAPLLWYYCFLNLTKTLLVRDDAVDNLAGGMHGISDPAENKEGYLSLNKQTISAWGALTSGSGRYQIFPNLCKAVGQPLAAGENKMSVKSLLRQVLGIHRAFMKAFEEDSHFIKLREPQFLEHNATGGKGGELWLRFFLLKEDFNDTVKFDELRKQLDPVFKAVTPGDTGEEMAGHCFESTHRPFTRWSSDELPALQKEVGPKIRTLVLPRGSLHYVMFERENTLPQVAVLYAIMFYLGSIVRYRPYDFDKLVTKKYRWVIDEFLQIAPKQFVILMISQITRSEISYFET; encoded by the coding sequence ATGAGACTGACTGAACAACGGACGGACGGAACGCCAATGACCGTGCATGGGGCGCGTGTTCCGTTCTGTCTCTTCCCCACCGACTACGCGGGTCAGAACTCGGTCCCGCTGCAAGAACCGTGGAGCTACGCCGAGTTCTACATCAAGAACGAGTTCCCCGACAACAAGAGCCGGTATGCGCTCGCCTACTTGGAACAGGCCCGGAGCTTTTACGAGACAGCGCGAAAAGCGAACCGGGATGCGGCCCCGCTGCTCTGGTATTACTGTTTCCTGAATCTCACCAAGACGCTACTTGTGAGAGACGACGCCGTGGACAATCTCGCCGGCGGGATGCATGGGATTAGCGACCCGGCGGAGAACAAGGAAGGCTATCTGTCATTGAACAAGCAGACAATCTCGGCCTGGGGTGCTTTGACCAGCGGTTCCGGGCGCTACCAAATCTTTCCGAACCTGTGCAAAGCCGTAGGCCAGCCTCTCGCGGCGGGCGAGAACAAGATGTCGGTCAAATCGTTGCTGCGGCAGGTGCTTGGAATTCATCGCGCCTTCATGAAGGCCTTTGAAGAGGACTCCCATTTCATCAAGCTGCGCGAGCCGCAGTTTCTTGAGCACAACGCCACTGGCGGCAAAGGCGGCGAATTGTGGCTGCGATTCTTTCTGCTCAAAGAGGACTTCAACGACACGGTCAAGTTCGACGAATTGAGGAAGCAGTTGGATCCTGTCTTCAAGGCTGTCACCCCCGGCGATACGGGTGAGGAGATGGCCGGGCATTGCTTCGAGAGCACTCACCGGCCATTTACCCGGTGGAGTTCAGACGAGCTGCCTGCACTCCAGAAGGAAGTGGGGCCGAAGATTCGCACGCTCGTTCTGCCGCGCGGCAGCCTGCACTACGTTATGTTCGAGCGTGAGAACACCCTGCCGCAGGTTGCTGTGCTTTACGCGATCATGTTCTACCTCGGTTCCATCGTCCGCTACCGTCCCTACGATTTCGACAAGCTGGTCACCAAGAAATACCGGTGGGTTATCGATGAGTTTCTCCAGATCGCCCCGAAACAGTTTGTCATTCTCATGATCAGCCAGATCACCCGGAGCGAAATCTCCTACTTCGAGACGTAA
- a CDS encoding acylphosphatase yields the protein MCIEIFTMEKAQRLFYTGRVQGVGFRYSVKQLSAGFEVTGTVRNLPDGRVELQVQGEESEMAALLEAVRKSHLKGFIREIEGYDIPVDPSLRGFSILNGSGS from the coding sequence ATGTGCATCGAGATTTTCACCATGGAGAAAGCCCAGCGTTTGTTCTACACCGGCCGGGTCCAAGGGGTCGGATTCCGCTACTCCGTCAAGCAGCTCAGTGCGGGCTTCGAGGTCACAGGCACGGTGCGCAACCTCCCCGACGGCCGGGTCGAGCTCCAGGTCCAGGGCGAGGAGTCGGAAATGGCCGCCCTGCTCGAGGCGGTGCGCAAAAGCCACCTCAAGGGTTTCATCCGCGAAATCGAGGGATATGACATCCCGGTCGATCCAAGTTTGCGCGGCTTCTCCATCCTGAATGGGAGCGGATCTTGA
- a CDS encoding ABC transporter ATP-binding protein produces MDPTPLPPIPAVRVEKLTKIYPLHWRRGNLLALEDLDLDIRQGEIFGLLGPNGSGKSTTMKLLLGLARPSRGAATVFGHRAGSMAARRRLGFLPENPYFPQFLSGREVLAYYGRLCGMGGDPLRGRIAELIELVGLGQAGERRLRTYSKGMLQRIGLAQALLHDPDLLLLDEPTAGVDPVGSREIRDLMLLLKRRGKTVIFSSHLLEQVEEVADRVAILHQGRKLREGRLDELLVVPEETTLRVRGLRPETQARVLELLRQEGHPEVSVSRPRMSLEDFFIRVLPGKDQEPV; encoded by the coding sequence ATGGACCCCACCCCCCTGCCCCCCATCCCCGCCGTCCGGGTCGAGAAGCTGACCAAGATCTACCCGCTGCACTGGCGCAGGGGCAACCTCCTCGCCCTGGAGGACCTGGACCTCGATATCCGCCAAGGGGAAATCTTCGGCCTTCTCGGTCCGAACGGCTCGGGCAAAAGCACGACCATGAAACTCCTCCTCGGCCTGGCACGACCCTCGCGCGGCGCGGCCACGGTTTTCGGCCACCGTGCGGGCTCGATGGCTGCGCGCCGGCGGCTCGGCTTCCTGCCGGAAAACCCCTACTTCCCCCAGTTCCTTTCCGGACGCGAAGTCCTGGCCTACTACGGGCGACTGTGTGGTATGGGGGGAGACCCGTTGCGAGGGAGAATCGCGGAGTTGATCGAACTGGTCGGGCTCGGCCAGGCGGGCGAACGCCGGTTGCGCACGTATTCCAAGGGCATGCTCCAGCGCATCGGACTGGCCCAGGCCCTGTTGCACGATCCCGACCTCCTGCTGCTCGATGAACCCACCGCGGGCGTCGACCCGGTGGGCTCGCGCGAAATCCGCGACCTCATGCTCCTGCTCAAGCGTCGCGGGAAAACCGTCATCTTTTCCTCCCACCTCCTGGAGCAGGTGGAGGAGGTGGCCGACCGCGTGGCCATCCTGCACCAAGGCCGGAAGCTGCGCGAGGGCCGCCTGGACGAACTGCTGGTGGTGCCCGAGGAAACCACCCTGCGGGTGCGGGGCCTCCGACCGGAAACCCAGGCCCGGGTGCTGGAGTTGCTCCGCCAGGAAGGCCACCCGGAGGTCAGCGTCTCCCGCCCGCGCATGTCCCTGGAGGATTTTTTCATCCGGGTCCTGCCCGGCAAGGACCAGGAGCCCGTATGA
- a CDS encoding GIY-YIG nuclease family protein, whose protein sequence is MPEPTTSKLDLKEIKDAIESFPNAGKWKIFTCSELRPRGSSNRKWEKTEISELWEVGGNYAFLLPAKYFKRSRTIDVDGPSILNVPRKILFKFCPNPIELNGRQWAVLYVGKTSNLSQRFQWHFSGAKKNTGGQVQHNLKKCGVCNSREEAVRLMEQEALICYRILDKDEEFANREMIEVNLWAKYNPPFNIKSER, encoded by the coding sequence ATGCCAGAGCCAACAACTTCCAAACTGGATTTAAAGGAAATCAAAGACGCCATAGAGTCGTTTCCGAACGCTGGTAAATGGAAGATATTTACGTGCTCGGAATTACGGCCACGCGGATCTTCCAATCGCAAATGGGAAAAGACTGAAATTTCCGAGCTATGGGAGGTGGGTGGAAACTATGCTTTTCTGCTTCCCGCCAAGTATTTCAAGAGGTCGAGAACAATAGACGTGGATGGACCTTCCATACTAAACGTCCCCAGAAAGATCCTTTTCAAATTTTGTCCCAATCCGATCGAGTTGAATGGAAGACAGTGGGCCGTTCTCTATGTGGGAAAAACGAGCAATCTGTCGCAACGCTTTCAGTGGCATTTTTCTGGTGCCAAGAAAAACACGGGCGGGCAAGTGCAGCACAACCTTAAGAAATGCGGCGTTTGTAACTCCCGCGAAGAAGCGGTCCGCCTCATGGAACAAGAGGCTTTGATCTGCTATCGAATCTTGGACAAAGACGAAGAATTTGCCAATCGCGAGATGATCGAGGTCAACCTCTGGGCAAAATACAACCCGCCGTTCAACATCAAATCTGAAAGATGA
- a CDS encoding cyclic nucleotide-binding domain-containing protein: MAIHFSDISRMSLFRGFNENFIQLLDLFFREANYKAGAVLVQEGQLQRHFYMLVAGEVAVNRQVNGADVQLDILPAGQYFGEMNLFDPGVATASVVALTPVRTLEISNDKFRSFMTHKPELAADFTFQLAETIVKRFRTSTDLLTEELSRPEKIDLARRIDRGPVA, translated from the coding sequence ATGGCCATCCACTTCAGCGACATCTCCCGCATGAGCCTGTTCCGCGGGTTCAATGAAAACTTCATCCAGTTGCTCGACCTTTTCTTCCGCGAGGCCAATTACAAGGCGGGTGCGGTTCTGGTGCAGGAGGGTCAACTGCAGCGGCATTTCTACATGCTGGTCGCGGGGGAAGTGGCCGTCAACCGCCAGGTCAACGGGGCCGACGTCCAGTTGGACATCCTGCCCGCCGGACAGTACTTCGGCGAGATGAACCTCTTCGACCCCGGGGTGGCCACGGCCAGCGTCGTGGCCCTGACGCCGGTGCGCACCCTGGAGATTTCCAACGACAAATTCCGCAGTTTCATGACCCACAAGCCGGAGCTGGCGGCGGACTTCACCTTCCAACTGGCCGAAACCATCGTCAAGCGCTTCCGTACCTCCACCGATCTGCTGACCGAGGAATTGTCGCGTCCGGAGAAGATCGATCTGGCCCGGCGCATCGACCGCGGCCCGGTGGCGTGA
- a CDS encoding phospholipase D family protein, with amino-acid sequence MSISAKILFEEPQHEIASLIRDRLEQCVSASIVSGFITVEGVNAICEPIKKSPHKLGMLIVGSGTHQAFSALDDLLSIGVSPNNLYVHLGHTCPSSGKKNPFHRYRPMLHSKIYLMDMANGTSCAFVGSNNVTGFALLGLNGEASVLLDGHSNDPEFQSIRNHIHSAKSQSAIYSPHMKDALSWWTLQFVEGLRTKVKDMPSDGEARKTIVVLSAKTDSVLPRVGEIIYFEVPANLGEVSTLSAEVHFYVFDSKTATPDAGLLQLDQARASLMCKVVGLELRQGGRELEADWHVVSKTDPKLLRAPNPFRPIAQPGMQQVRVQVLSPMKQKYRYSFDSERDSWDPVYSDEEPLRLAAEDKSFLPRNPTNQSEDQPWRLVTDLQPRQERPMSNFEKAVKESSPTSGSYIMISPRRYKA; translated from the coding sequence ATGAGCATCAGTGCGAAGATTCTATTCGAAGAGCCGCAGCATGAGATTGCGTCGCTCATCCGCGATCGACTTGAGCAATGTGTTTCAGCTTCGATTGTCTCAGGTTTTATCACTGTCGAAGGTGTAAACGCGATCTGTGAGCCCATCAAAAAATCTCCGCACAAGCTCGGGATGCTTATTGTAGGCTCGGGAACTCACCAAGCTTTCTCTGCTTTGGACGATCTCCTATCGATTGGAGTTAGCCCCAATAATCTCTACGTGCATTTGGGCCACACCTGCCCATCTTCCGGCAAAAAAAATCCTTTTCACCGGTACCGTCCGATGCTGCACAGCAAGATTTACCTCATGGATATGGCCAACGGAACGTCATGTGCGTTTGTGGGCTCAAACAACGTCACTGGCTTTGCCCTTCTGGGACTGAACGGGGAGGCTTCCGTTTTACTGGATGGCCACTCCAATGATCCTGAATTTCAATCCATTCGAAATCATATCCATTCCGCCAAATCTCAGTCTGCCATTTACTCGCCACATATGAAGGATGCGCTGAGCTGGTGGACGCTCCAGTTTGTCGAGGGCCTGAGAACGAAGGTCAAAGATATGCCCTCGGATGGAGAAGCCCGCAAGACCATTGTAGTTCTTTCTGCTAAAACAGACAGTGTCTTGCCAAGAGTGGGCGAGATTATCTATTTCGAGGTGCCTGCGAATTTGGGGGAGGTGAGCACCCTTTCGGCCGAAGTGCATTTTTATGTTTTTGACTCCAAAACAGCGACTCCGGATGCGGGACTCCTTCAACTGGATCAGGCGAGAGCCTCGCTGATGTGCAAAGTGGTGGGCCTTGAGTTACGACAAGGAGGACGGGAGCTAGAAGCGGATTGGCATGTCGTCAGTAAAACAGATCCCAAGTTACTCCGTGCACCTAATCCATTCAGGCCCATAGCTCAACCAGGCATGCAGCAAGTGCGAGTGCAAGTGCTTTCGCCCATGAAGCAAAAGTACAGATACTCCTTCGATTCGGAACGTGATTCATGGGATCCCGTTTATTCGGATGAGGAGCCATTGCGGCTTGCGGCAGAGGACAAAAGCTTTCTACCTAGGAATCCAACCAATCAGTCTGAGGACCAACCTTGGCGGTTGGTCACGGATTTGCAGCCAAGGCAGGAGCGTCCGATGAGTAATTTCGAGAAAGCGGTCAAGGAATCATCACCCACATCCGGCAGCTACATCATGATCTCTCCGCGTCGATACAAAGCATAA